The following proteins are co-located in the Clostridiales bacterium genome:
- a CDS encoding nucleoid-associated protein, translated as MIEIRGIKMSEIIIEKSILHILDPNAGVPVLSAKGLPQDESQEFFTKHIERLWKDSELKECEFDEGENPVRDVLDQSSGEHFAAFSQQLSEVLFSIMSANVDIPAADVYFAVFRKDQGRYLGILKLNYKEAYTHSLVNMDEASSTSVIKYRTLFAGESQKIDECVFIDLSSKKLWIKERKYEINGQKDFYLSSLLLRTCPARSYKEQYKLVEKSAEQVVKKFYSGDSLKQAEVKMAIKNNVDENLEIDVEELSKAAFADSPDMQRQYREELSQKGFTEKKIKINQQIYEDLEKNHKLITDIGIKMEIPTALLKDPSKVEFIVNRDGTMSILIKNVNEVKSR; from the coding sequence ATGATCGAAATCAGAGGTATTAAAATGAGTGAAATTATCATAGAAAAATCAATTCTTCATATCCTCGACCCCAATGCTGGAGTGCCGGTTCTTTCCGCAAAGGGTCTGCCCCAGGACGAGTCGCAGGAATTCTTTACAAAGCATATCGAACGTCTATGGAAGGACAGCGAGCTGAAAGAATGCGAGTTTGACGAAGGAGAAAATCCGGTACGGGATGTCCTGGATCAGTCGTCAGGAGAACACTTTGCGGCCTTTAGCCAGCAGCTGTCAGAGGTTCTGTTCAGCATCATGTCAGCCAATGTGGACATTCCTGCGGCAGATGTTTATTTCGCAGTCTTCAGAAAGGATCAGGGCCGTTATTTGGGTATTCTAAAGCTGAATTATAAGGAAGCTTATACTCACAGTCTTGTCAATATGGACGAAGCAAGCAGCACAAGCGTCATCAAATATAGAACGCTTTTTGCAGGAGAATCTCAGAAAATAGATGAATGTGTATTCATTGACCTTTCCAGCAAGAAGCTCTGGATCAAGGAAAGAAAGTATGAGATCAACGGACAAAAGGACTTTTATCTGTCCTCGCTCCTGCTTCGAACTTGTCCTGCCCGTTCTTATAAAGAACAGTACAAGCTGGTAGAAAAGTCCGCTGAGCAGGTTGTAAAGAAATTTTATTCTGGAGATTCACTCAAACAGGCTGAAGTAAAGATGGCAATCAAGAACAACGTAGATGAAAATCTTGAAATCGACGTTGAAGAACTGAGCAAAGCCGCTTTCGCAGACAGTCCGGATATGCAGCGTCAGTACCGAGAGGAACTGTCTCAGAAGGGATTTACAGAGAAAAAGATAAAAATCAACCAGCAGATCTATGAAGACCTGGAGAAGAACCACAAGCTGATCACTGATATCGGCATCAAGATGGAAATTCCCACCGCGCTGCTGAAAGATCCCAGTAAGGTGGAATTTATCGTGAATCGCGATGGAACTATGTCTATCCTGATTAAGAATGTAAACGAGGTTAAGAGCCGGTAA
- the xylB gene encoding xylulokinase yields the protein MQYIGIDLGTSSVKILLMKADGTILSSISKDYPVSYPKTGWSEQNPEDWLRQTLAGLKELLASEEADQNQIKGIGIGGQMHGLVALDEKDQVIRPAILWNDGRTEEETEYLNTVIGTDKLSDFTANIAFAGFTAPKILWMQKNEPEKFQAIQKIMLPKDYLVYKLTGAFTTDVSDASGMLLLDVKNRAWSKEMIEICGIQEQMLPEVKESYDVSGFLKPEFAGELGLTESVAVVAGAGDNAAAAIGTGTVEDGSCNVSIGTSGTVFIASDSFRVGENNAIHSFGHANGKYHLMGCMLSAASCLKWWLEDILKTTDYQGEQQEIKGLGDNPLYFLPYLMGERSPHNDPNVRGAFFGLGMDTTRAQMVEAVFEGVSFALKDSLEIAESLGIEIKKTKLCGGGAKSPVWQQILANILNIEVELLVTEEGPALGGAILAAVACGEYASVEDAARAIVKVKETIKPQPELTEAYARKYQVFRELYPAIKGVL from the coding sequence ATGCAATATATTGGAATAGATCTTGGAACCTCTTCGGTTAAAATTCTCCTCATGAAAGCTGACGGGACAATACTTTCCTCCATTTCCAAAGATTATCCCGTCAGCTACCCGAAAACGGGCTGGTCGGAGCAAAATCCTGAGGATTGGCTCCGTCAGACTTTGGCGGGCCTCAAGGAACTGCTGGCTTCGGAAGAAGCGGATCAGAATCAAATTAAGGGCATCGGTATCGGCGGACAAATGCACGGACTGGTGGCGCTTGATGAGAAAGATCAGGTGATCCGACCTGCCATTCTTTGGAATGACGGACGAACAGAAGAGGAGACAGAGTACTTAAATACCGTAATCGGAACGGATAAGCTGTCTGATTTTACGGCGAACATCGCATTTGCAGGTTTCACAGCACCGAAAATACTCTGGATGCAGAAAAATGAGCCAGAGAAGTTTCAGGCTATCCAAAAGATAATGCTTCCAAAGGATTATCTTGTATATAAGCTTACCGGTGCTTTCACCACAGACGTTTCCGATGCGTCGGGAATGCTTTTGCTGGATGTAAAAAATCGTGCCTGGTCAAAGGAAATGATTGAAATCTGCGGAATTCAGGAGCAGATGCTTCCGGAGGTCAAAGAAAGCTATGACGTCTCCGGCTTTCTGAAACCAGAATTCGCGGGTGAGCTGGGACTTACGGAATCTGTGGCGGTAGTAGCAGGAGCCGGTGACAACGCTGCTGCGGCAATTGGAACAGGAACCGTGGAGGATGGAAGCTGCAATGTTTCTATCGGAACCTCAGGAACGGTATTCATCGCAAGCGACAGCTTTCGGGTCGGAGAAAACAACGCCATCCATTCCTTCGGGCATGCGAATGGCAAATACCATCTGATGGGTTGCATGCTCAGTGCGGCTTCCTGTTTGAAGTGGTGGCTTGAGGATATTTTAAAAACTACCGATTACCAGGGAGAACAGCAGGAAATCAAAGGACTTGGAGATAATCCGCTATACTTCCTGCCATATCTTATGGGGGAACGGTCACCGCATAATGATCCAAATGTCCGTGGAGCGTTTTTTGGGCTCGGTATGGATACCACACGAGCGCAGATGGTAGAAGCTGTTTTTGAAGGCGTTTCCTTCGCACTTAAGGATTCTCTCGAAATCGCAGAATCTCTCGGTATTGAAATCAAGAAGACGAAGCTGTGCGGAGGCGGAGCAAAGAGTCCTGTATGGCAGCAGATTCTGGCAAACATCCTGAATATCGAAGTAGAGCTTTTGGTGACAGAAGAAGGCCCCGCTCTAGGTGGTGCCATCCTTGCGGCAGTGGCTTGCGGAGAGTATGCTTCTGTAGAAGATGCCGCAAGAGCGATCGTAAAGGTTAAGGAAACCATAAAGCCTCAGCCGGAATTGACAGAAGCTTATGCACGAAAATATCAGGTATTCCGGGAATTATATCCTGCAATAAAAGGAGTTCTGTAA
- the xylA gene encoding xylose isomerase, with the protein MTELFNIEKIKYEGPGSNNDLAFKFYNPDQIVLGKPMKEHLPFAMAWWHNLCNAGKDIFGDETADKSFGAEKSTMDHAKAKVDAGFEMMEKLGIEYFCFHDVDLIPEADDIKETNRRLDEISDYMAEKMKGRNIKCLWGTANLFSNPRFMNGAGSSNSADIYCFAAAQIKKALDLTVKLGGKGYVFWGGREGYETLLNTDVKFEVENIANLMKMAVEYGRKIGFTGDFYIEPKPKEPMKHQYDFDAATAVGFLRQYGLDKDFKLNIEANHATLAGHTFQHDLRIAAINGMLGSIDANQGDNLLGWDTDQFPSNVYETTLCMYEVLKAGGITGGLNFDAKDRRPSYTDEDMFYGFILGMDAFALGLLKAAKIIEDGRIDGFLKDRYSSFESGIGAEIRAGKATLESLSAYAEEMGAPALPESGRQEKLEAIMNTVMFG; encoded by the coding sequence ATGACAGAACTTTTTAATATTGAAAAAATCAAGTATGAGGGACCAGGCAGCAACAATGATCTGGCTTTCAAATTTTACAATCCGGACCAGATCGTTCTCGGAAAACCGATGAAAGAACACCTTCCCTTCGCCATGGCTTGGTGGCACAATCTCTGTAATGCAGGTAAGGATATTTTCGGAGATGAAACCGCAGACAAATCCTTCGGCGCAGAAAAGAGCACTATGGATCATGCCAAAGCGAAGGTGGATGCCGGTTTTGAAATGATGGAAAAGCTTGGAATCGAGTACTTCTGCTTCCACGATGTGGATCTGATTCCTGAAGCCGATGATATCAAGGAAACAAACAGAAGACTGGACGAGATTTCTGACTATATGGCAGAAAAAATGAAGGGCAGAAATATCAAGTGCCTTTGGGGGACCGCAAATCTATTCAGCAATCCAAGGTTTATGAATGGTGCGGGAAGCTCCAACTCAGCGGACATTTACTGTTTTGCAGCAGCTCAGATCAAGAAGGCTTTAGATCTGACCGTTAAACTTGGCGGAAAAGGCTATGTTTTCTGGGGAGGCAGAGAGGGCTATGAAACCTTGCTCAACACAGATGTTAAATTTGAAGTGGAAAACATCGCTAATTTGATGAAAATGGCTGTGGAATACGGAAGAAAAATCGGTTTCACCGGTGACTTCTATATTGAACCAAAACCAAAAGAACCTATGAAGCATCAGTATGACTTTGATGCGGCTACAGCGGTAGGCTTTCTGAGACAGTACGGCCTTGATAAAGATTTCAAGCTGAACATCGAAGCAAACCATGCAACGCTTGCAGGACATACCTTCCAGCACGATTTGCGGATTGCAGCCATCAACGGAATGCTGGGCTCCATCGATGCGAATCAGGGAGATAATCTCCTTGGCTGGGATACAGACCAGTTCCCGTCCAATGTATATGAAACGACACTTTGCATGTATGAAGTTCTCAAAGCCGGAGGAATCACCGGGGGACTGAACTTCGATGCCAAGGACAGACGTCCAAGCTATACAGATGAAGATATGTTCTATGGATTCATTCTGGGAATGGACGCTTTTGCTCTGGGTCTTTTGAAGGCAGCAAAGATTATTGAAGACGGTAGAATCGACGGCTTCCTGAAGGATCGATACAGCAGCTTTGAGAGCGGCATCGGCGCAGAGATCAGAGCCGGAAAAGCAACACTGGAAAGCCTGTCTGCATATGCAGAAGAAATGGGTGCTCCTGCGCTGCCGGAAAGCGGACGCCAGGAAAAACTGGAAGCCATCATGAACACAGTAATGTTTGGTTAA